A window of Fusarium falciforme chromosome 1, complete sequence genomic DNA:
TCAGGCCAAACCACCACTAACCATTCAAAGGGAGCTGTGGCAGCAGAGGCCCGCGATGTGCCGGCTGGATGCAGGACTACCTCGATGAGGTTGGCGAGACcgacatcaaggccgagatccTGATCGGAGGCATCAAGGGCTGGCAAAAGACGTACGGCGGCAAGCTCATGGACTATTACGACGAAAAGGTCTGGACCAAATAGGATCCGGCCGCAGATGTCAAGTCCTCTCTCTTGATATCTAGCAAGATGTGACCTGACGTCCCCAAGCAAAATCGTCCAAGATGGGGACTTTGATCTTCATTTTTCGACCTCAAACGCCAAAAATAAGCATGACAATAATTTCCCATGGTGTCTCTCTCTCCACATGTCTCCGCCGTGCGTGAGTGACCATTATCTGCCTTGGCGCTCGTCGCCGCCGATTCGTTCCAGTGCCTCAAGCATCACCACCGAGTTACCACGGATGACCTATCACATTGATTAGTATCAATAGTCTGTAGAATGAACGGAGGGAGAGGAAACATACAACCATGCCGAGTCTGACCTTCTCTCCACCGTCCTTCTCTTCCACCGCCTCGTCCATGACAATGTTCAGGAAGACCTATTCCAATTAGCCAAGAGCTTCCGCAAGTATCGCAGGCGCCCTTACATCGTAGCCACGGAGGACACCGATGACTTTACGGCTGCCGTTCAACTGCACAAACAGTCGCTTGTCGAGGTACTACACGGAAAAGTTAGCCAAGATCAGGTCGCAAGGCTGCTGAAGCCATAGGCAAGCGCCAGAGAGCAGCTTGATGCTATACAGCAGCGCAGAACGTGTAAGACGCACCTTCTTCAGCTCGGGCTGTGCGGGTGCCATCTTGAGCAGTCAAGGTTGTTTTTTAACTTGTTGATGCTGGTCTAGATGCGACGCGATCGCGGCTGGAGAGCTCCTCCATTTCGCAGTTGGCGGGAAAAGCTATGTCACGTGCCGACCGATAAGATTCTCAAATGCACGTCACTCTACTTCTGGCCCGCCTCAAAGCGCGTCGCAAACCTACAAAATTTCAAAAATCAACTTGCGCCAAACGGTCGCAATCATGAGTTCTTTTGCCGGAAagcgcaaggccaaggtcatcaaggtcgccgacgaggacgacacGGCTGAGAGCGTGTCCGCTCCTAGCGGCGACACAGGCTCCAGCGATGGTGAGTACCCCAAGCTGCTTTCAATGCGCGACTCTTGCTGATGAGAACCAAGGCTGACCCTTGCGACTACAGAACCTTCCAAGCCCGTATTTGGCGCAAAAGCCGGCCGAAAACCATTCAGACAATCGGGGTTGAGGAAGAGCTTCAATccagccgaggccgagagcCTTCGAGACGACAacaatgacgaggatgatggccCAGTGGTGGTTCGACCAGCCATCAGCCGTTCAGGTTCGCTGAAGCAGAaaaagaagccaaagaaagCTTCGCGACTATCATTCGGCGGAGACGATGGAGCT
This region includes:
- a CDS encoding Small nuclear ribonucleoprotein G; translated protein: MAPAQPELKKYLDKRLFVQLNGSRKVIGVLRGYDVFLNIVMDEAVEEKDGGEKVRLGMVVIRGNSVVMLEALERIGGDERQGR